The Rhodospirillales bacterium nucleotide sequence AACTTTTTATCGGGAAATGCCTGACTCCGCAACAGAATTTCCGGAACGTCCTCGCGCGGAAACGTTCAATATGAATTACGATTTGCGCGCGCGTCCGTAACGGTCCGCGAGCAGGGCGAAAAGAGCGCGCATGCCCATCGCCTCGCCCCCTTCGGGGCGGCCGGGGCTGGCGGCGACGTTCCACGCCATGATGTCGAGGTGGACCCAGTGAACGGAGGATTCGACGAACCGTTCGAGAAAGAGCGCCGCCGTGATCGCGCCCGCGAACCCGCTGTCGGGCGCGTTGGTGATGTCGGCGGTCTTGCCCTCGATCATCTTGCCGTAGGGCGCCCACAGCGGCAGCCGCCACAGCGGATCGAAAGCGGACTTGCCGGCGGCCAGCAGCGCGTCGGCGACGCCGTCGTCGTTGCAGAACAGGGCGGGCAACTCGGGGCCGAGCGCGGCGCGCGCGGCGCCGGTCAAGGTCGCGAAATCGACGATCAGGGCCGGGCGCTCGTCCGCCGCCTCGGCGAGCGCGTCGGCCAATATGACCCGGCCTTCGGCGTCGGTGTTGCCGATCTCGACGGTCAGGCCCTTGCGCGTCCGCACGACGTCGAGCGGACGCATGGCGTCGCCCGACACGCTGTTCTCCACCGCCGGGATCAGCACCCTGAGCCGCACGTCGAGCTTCGCCGCCATCACCATGTGGGCGAGGCCGAGGGCGTGTGCGGCGCCGCCCATGTCCTTTTTCATCAATTTCATGTTGGCCGACGGCTTGAGGTCGAGCCCGCCGGTGTCGAAGCAGACTCCCTTGCCGACCAGCGTCACGCGCGGCGCGCCGGCGCGGCCCCAGTTCAGGTCGATCAGCCGCGGCGCGCGCCCCGGTCCCGCCGCGCGGCCGACCGCGTGCACGGCCGGATATCCTTTTTTGAGGAGGGCATTGCCGACGATTTCGGTCACGCGCGCGCCGTGGCGGCGGGCGAGCGCGCGCGCGGCGGCGGCCAGATCGCCCGGGCCCATGTCGTTGGCCGGCACGTTGACAAGATTGCGCACCAGGTAGGTCGCCTCGGCGGCGCGCACGACGGCGGCCCGGTCGGCGGTTTTCGGCCAGACGAGGACGGCGCCGTCCGACGTATTCTTTTTCTTTGGGCTGCGGTAACGGTCGAAGCCGTAGGCCGCCAGCGCCCAGCCGAGCGCCAGGGCGTCGGCCGCGGCGGGCGGGGTGTCGCCTTCCAGGCGATAGGCGCCGGGCGAAAGCTTGGCCGGGAGGCGGGCATAATCCCACGGCCCCGCGTCGTCGGTCTGGACGAAGGCCACGCGGGCGATTTCTCCCTCGCGGCCGGGCACGGGCAACACCGCGCCGGCCTCGGCCCGGAAATGGGTGGCGCGCGCCCAGCGCCGGAGGCGCGCCGGCGCTCCCTTCAGCCAACCGGGAAACGCCTCGGGCGCGACGCGAACGACGGGCACCGCGCCGCGGGCGCGATCGGCGAACGGCAGGGAGGCCGGGAACAGGGGAAGCGATGAGGGCATGGCGATACCGATGGTTTGAAGGCCGAGGGGCCCGCCGAATCTTATAAGCGAGCCCGCCGGGCCGCGAAAGGGAGCGGCCCGCCCCGGTTGGCGCGGAAGCGCGCCGGCATGTTAGTATCGCCCGCGGGTGTCGGGCTGGAACACGGCTTGTGACGTTCGGCGCTTTACGCCACTCGGCCCGCGAACCATGACCGCGCTTACCCTCGTCATCGGCAGCAAGAACTATTCGTCCTGGTCGTGGCGGCCGTGGCTCGCGCTCAAGCGGACCGGCGCGCCCTTCGAGGAAGTCCT carries:
- a CDS encoding leucyl aminopeptidase family protein — translated: MPSSLPLFPASLPFADRARGAVPVVRVAPEAFPGWLKGAPARLRRWARATHFRAEAGAVLPVPGREGEIARVAFVQTDDAGPWDYARLPAKLSPGAYRLEGDTPPAAADALALGWALAAYGFDRYRSPKKKNTSDGAVLVWPKTADRAAVVRAAEATYLVRNLVNVPANDMGPGDLAAAARALARRHGARVTEIVGNALLKKGYPAVHAVGRAAGPGRAPRLIDLNWGRAGAPRVTLVGKGVCFDTGGLDLKPSANMKLMKKDMGGAAHALGLAHMVMAAKLDVRLRVLIPAVENSVSGDAMRPLDVVRTRKGLTVEIGNTDAEGRVILADALAEAADERPALIVDFATLTGAARAALGPELPALFCNDDGVADALLAAGKSAFDPLWRLPLWAPYGKMIEGKTADITNAPDSGFAGAITAALFLERFVESSVHWVHLDIMAWNVAASPGRPEGGEAMGMRALFALLADRYGRARKS